In Shinella sp. XGS7, a single genomic region encodes these proteins:
- the aroE gene encoding shikimate dehydrogenase, translating into MTDRYAVAGNPVAHSRSPEIHALFAAQTGQDLVYERLLCPLDGFEATVRAFAAAGGRGCNITVPFKFEAHALARRLSPRAELAGACNVLRFDGGADSGDWFGDNSDGVGLARDIERNAGRPLRGQRLLLLGAGGAASGVLASLIERGPAEIVLANRSLDKAQALVAGHAGFADSHAVALRASALDATGEGFDMLINGTSASLAGAGVPVPAAALKPGALALDMMYGPAARPFLDWAAAQGFEGRDGLGMLVEQAAEAFFLWRGVMPESAPVLVTLRQRLAAAEARP; encoded by the coding sequence ATGACCGATCGCTACGCCGTTGCAGGCAACCCGGTGGCCCACAGCCGCTCGCCCGAGATCCATGCCCTGTTCGCGGCCCAGACCGGCCAGGACCTGGTCTATGAGCGCCTGCTCTGCCCGCTGGACGGTTTCGAGGCCACGGTGCGCGCCTTTGCCGCCGCGGGCGGACGTGGCTGCAATATCACCGTGCCCTTCAAGTTCGAGGCCCATGCCCTGGCGCGCCGACTCTCGCCGCGGGCCGAGCTGGCCGGCGCCTGCAATGTGCTGCGCTTCGACGGCGGCGCCGACAGCGGCGACTGGTTCGGCGACAACAGCGACGGCGTGGGCCTGGCCCGCGATATCGAACGCAATGCGGGCCGCCCGCTGCGCGGCCAGCGCCTGCTGCTGCTGGGTGCGGGTGGCGCTGCCTCGGGCGTGCTGGCCAGCCTGATCGAGCGCGGCCCGGCCGAGATCGTGCTGGCCAACCGCAGCCTGGACAAGGCCCAGGCCCTGGTGGCCGGCCATGCCGGATTTGCCGACAGCCATGCGGTCGCCCTGCGTGCCAGCGCCCTGGACGCCACCGGCGAGGGCTTTGACATGCTCATCAACGGCACCAGCGCCAGTCTGGCGGGCGCGGGCGTGCCGGTGCCGGCCGCCGCGCTCAAGCCGGGCGCCCTGGCCCTGGACATGATGTACGGCCCCGCCGCCCGCCCCTTCCTGGACTGGGCCGCCGCCCAGGGCTTCGAAGGCCGCGACGGTCTGGGCATGCTGGTGGAGCAGGCGGCCGAGGCCTTCTTCCTCTGGCGCGGCGTGATGCCCGAGAGCGCGCCGGTGCTGGTCACCCTGCGCCAGCGCCTGGCCGCGGCGGAGGCCCGGCCGTGA
- a CDS encoding zinc-dependent metalloprotease — MTPVDKSGLPLVAAAALVLLSGCATTPTGAPAATAGDAAAKPAAAASAPGAAASAPAAAAKPPADPTAPKPFAEVSKGAKVDEGLFPIWRKDEKVWLEIPKAMLNKPFLFSMNIANGVGERGLYASQMLEREMVEFRRVGNQIQLIALNTKFRAVSDQGSQRAIEQAFSPSLLGAGPVASAEHPERKSVLVDASFLLADIPAYSTALEFAYRLPYSVDRANSYFEASRADAGLSTLTARLHYATPRIPAPPLTPPPVPVPTPPQATPDARSLFVSLVYNFLALPEQPMAVREADPRLGHFAESFTDLGGDLKANPRLHYINRWRLEKKDPAATLSEPVKPITFWMDKNIPVKYRAAVEAGIVEWNKAFEKIGFKNAVVAKQQPDDADWDNMDADHASIRWFVGADVGFARGPSHTDPRTGEILDADIMMSDVFARGSRRFIVEDVGQSSEQRLAQLSAGWKSGKPAAEAFCNYAHEVAAEMNFALDLLEARGDIAPDSPEAEAFVNAVIKDTIMHEVGHTLGLKHNFKASTTISREQLKNAGFTEAHGISGSVMDYNAYNLPLKGEAKASFNNTTLGPYDYWAIEYAYKPIAPEQQKAELARIAARSTEPALAYADDADAGGYGGYDGFDPLANRFDLGDDPLAYYKKRLKLSQELWARVQERKPQLGDDPLRQRRVLLAGFRQLQTAAELVGKYVGGMHALRDLPGSTGRPSFRPVEPAKQREALQFLASGLFSADSFRFKPELLSSLTLDYNEWERGVPLSIPAAVSRVQLVALDRLLSAGTASRMLDLPSYVEPAQRKGMISLNEVYATLQGSVWSELKSGGEIDRLRRNLQREHLKRLQTLLTRGSPALPADALALLRYNATQLQSELRGAAARGGLSVETRAHLSESLGTLTEALRATMQRSS, encoded by the coding sequence ATGACTCCTGTCGACAAGTCCGGTCTGCCCCTGGTGGCCGCGGCCGCCCTGGTGCTGCTCAGCGGCTGCGCCACCACCCCCACCGGCGCGCCCGCCGCCACGGCTGGTGACGCCGCCGCCAAGCCCGCGGCAGCGGCCTCGGCCCCTGGCGCCGCTGCCTCCGCCCCGGCCGCTGCGGCCAAGCCGCCGGCCGACCCGACGGCGCCCAAGCCCTTTGCCGAGGTGAGCAAGGGGGCCAAGGTGGACGAGGGCCTGTTCCCGATCTGGCGCAAGGACGAGAAGGTCTGGCTCGAGATCCCCAAGGCCATGCTGAACAAGCCCTTCCTGTTCAGCATGAACATCGCCAACGGCGTGGGTGAGCGCGGCCTCTATGCCAGCCAGATGCTCGAGCGGGAGATGGTGGAGTTCCGCCGCGTGGGCAACCAGATTCAGCTGATCGCGCTGAACACCAAGTTCCGTGCCGTGTCCGACCAGGGCAGCCAGCGCGCCATCGAGCAGGCCTTCTCGCCCAGCCTGCTGGGCGCCGGCCCGGTGGCCAGCGCCGAGCATCCGGAGCGCAAGTCGGTGCTGGTGGACGCCAGCTTCCTGCTGGCCGATATTCCGGCCTACTCGACCGCGCTGGAATTCGCCTACCGCCTGCCCTACTCGGTGGACCGTGCCAACTCCTATTTCGAGGCCTCGCGGGCCGATGCCGGCCTGTCCACCCTGACGGCGCGCCTGCACTACGCCACGCCGCGCATTCCCGCGCCGCCGCTGACCCCGCCGCCGGTGCCCGTGCCCACGCCGCCCCAGGCCACGCCGGATGCGCGCAGCCTCTTCGTGAGCCTGGTCTACAACTTCCTGGCCCTGCCCGAGCAGCCCATGGCGGTGCGCGAGGCCGACCCGCGCCTGGGCCATTTCGCCGAGTCCTTCACCGACTTGGGCGGTGACCTCAAGGCCAACCCGCGCCTGCACTACATCAACCGCTGGCGCCTGGAGAAGAAGGACCCGGCCGCGACCCTGTCCGAGCCGGTCAAGCCCATCACCTTCTGGATGGACAAGAACATCCCGGTGAAATACCGCGCCGCGGTGGAGGCCGGCATCGTCGAGTGGAACAAGGCTTTCGAGAAGATCGGCTTCAAGAACGCCGTCGTGGCCAAGCAGCAGCCCGACGATGCCGACTGGGACAATATGGATGCGGACCATGCCTCCATCCGCTGGTTCGTGGGCGCCGATGTGGGCTTTGCCCGCGGCCCCAGCCACACCGATCCGCGCACGGGTGAAATCCTGGACGCCGACATCATGATGAGCGACGTCTTCGCCCGGGGCTCGCGCCGCTTCATCGTTGAAGACGTGGGTCAGAGCAGCGAGCAGCGCCTGGCCCAGCTCAGCGCCGGCTGGAAGAGCGGCAAGCCCGCCGCCGAAGCCTTCTGCAATTACGCGCACGAGGTCGCCGCCGAGATGAACTTCGCGCTGGACCTGCTGGAAGCGCGCGGCGATATCGCCCCCGACAGCCCCGAGGCCGAGGCCTTCGTGAATGCGGTGATCAAGGACACCATCATGCACGAGGTGGGGCACACCCTGGGTCTGAAGCACAACTTCAAGGCCTCCACCACCATCAGCCGCGAGCAGCTCAAGAACGCCGGCTTCACCGAAGCCCATGGCATCTCGGGCTCGGTGATGGACTACAACGCCTACAACCTGCCGCTCAAGGGCGAGGCCAAGGCCAGCTTCAACAACACCACCCTGGGCCCCTACGACTACTGGGCCATCGAGTACGCCTACAAGCCCATCGCGCCCGAGCAGCAGAAGGCCGAGCTGGCCCGCATTGCCGCGCGCAGCACCGAGCCGGCCCTGGCCTATGCCGATGATGCCGATGCCGGCGGCTATGGCGGCTACGACGGCTTCGACCCCCTGGCCAACCGCTTCGACCTGGGTGACGACCCCCTGGCCTATTACAAGAAGCGCCTGAAGCTCTCGCAGGAGCTGTGGGCCCGCGTGCAGGAGCGCAAGCCCCAGCTGGGCGATGATCCGCTGCGCCAGCGCCGCGTCTTGCTGGCTGGCTTCCGTCAGCTGCAGACCGCCGCCGAACTGGTGGGCAAGTATGTGGGCGGCATGCATGCCCTGCGCGACCTGCCCGGCAGCACCGGCCGACCCAGCTTCCGCCCGGTGGAGCCGGCCAAGCAGCGCGAGGCCCTGCAGTTCCTGGCCAGCGGCCTGTTCAGCGCCGACAGCTTCCGCTTCAAGCCCGAGCTGCTCTCGTCCCTGACCCTGGACTACAACGAGTGGGAGCGCGGCGTGCCCCTCTCCATCCCGGCCGCCGTCTCGCGCGTGCAGCTGGTGGCTCTGGACCGCCTGCTCAGCGCCGGCACCGCCAGCCGCATGCTGGACCTGCCCAGCTATGTGGAGCCGGCGCAGCGCAAGGGCATGATCTCGCTCAACGAGGTCTATGCCACGCTGCAAGGCTCGGTCTGGAGCGAGCTCAAGAGTGGCGGCGAGATCGACCGCCTGCGCCGCAATCTGCAGCGCGAGCACCTCAAGCGCCTGCAGACCCTGCTGACCCGCGGCTCGCCGGCCCTGCCGGCCGACGCCCTGGCCCTGCTGCGCTACAACGCCACCCAGCTGCAGAGCGAGCTGCGCGGCGCCGCCGCGCGCGGCGGCCTCTCGGTGGAGACGCGCGCCCATCTGTCGGAGAGCCTCGGCACCCTGACCGAAGCCCTGCGCGCCACCATGCAGCGCAGCAGCTGA
- a CDS encoding energy transducer TonB gives MPAWTLLPAKLSALQIALLVSLGAHAGLLTLRIADPEGFNRIFRDTPLEVVLVNTKSQEAPSKAQALAQANLAGGGEAERGRATSPLPPARQLELGDTAENQRAHIAQLMELQQQLLAQLRRELALLPPPDPRRDKGEPDAREQAEKRRRLVQLMAEIEKRINDENARPKKRYISPATREVVYAQYYDQLRRRIEARGTRDFPEHQGRKLYGELVMNIHVDHRGRVVETDIVSSSGNAMLDRRAVAIVRASAPFGPFSAAMRQGAEVLVITSRFRFTREDGLETTLSGQPG, from the coding sequence ATGCCCGCGTGGACGCTGCTGCCGGCCAAGCTCTCTGCGCTGCAGATCGCGCTGCTGGTCTCGCTGGGCGCGCACGCCGGCCTGCTGACCCTGCGCATCGCCGACCCCGAGGGCTTCAACCGCATCTTCCGCGACACGCCGCTGGAGGTGGTGCTGGTCAACACCAAGAGCCAGGAAGCGCCGAGCAAGGCGCAGGCCCTGGCCCAGGCCAATCTGGCCGGGGGTGGCGAGGCCGAGCGCGGGCGCGCCACCTCGCCCCTGCCGCCCGCGCGCCAGCTGGAGCTGGGCGACACGGCCGAGAACCAGCGCGCCCACATCGCCCAGCTGATGGAGCTACAGCAGCAGCTGCTGGCCCAGCTGCGGCGCGAGCTGGCCCTGCTGCCGCCGCCCGACCCGCGCCGCGACAAGGGTGAGCCCGATGCCCGCGAGCAGGCCGAGAAGCGCCGCCGCCTCGTGCAGCTGATGGCCGAGATCGAGAAGCGCATCAACGACGAGAACGCCCGGCCCAAGAAGCGCTACATCAGCCCGGCCACCCGCGAGGTGGTCTATGCCCAGTACTACGACCAGCTGCGCCGGCGCATCGAGGCGCGCGGCACCCGCGACTTTCCCGAGCACCAGGGGCGCAAGCTCTATGGCGAGCTGGTGATGAACATCCATGTGGACCACCGCGGCCGCGTGGTGGAGACCGATATCGTGTCCAGCTCCGGCAACGCCATGCTGGACCGCCGCGCCGTGGCCATCGTGCGCGCCAGCGCCCCCTTCGGCCCCTTCAGCGCCGCGATGCGCCAGGGCGCCGAGGTGCTGGTGATCACCTCGCGCTTTCGCTTCACGCGGGAGGACGGGCTGGAGACCACGCTCTCCGGCCAGCCCGGCTGA
- a CDS encoding alpha/beta hydrolase: MTSLQTVDGAERRRFVCRTPAGHEFELDVIGASEGARRPCLMWIHGGGLIFGSRTLSPRPFLAEALLAQGFVIAAVDHRLAPEAKLEEICSDIQALWHWIHAEGSALFGADPDKLCIAGASAGGYLALQAACSLAPKPRALASLWGFGDITAPWEAEPSEHYRAAAPLVTRAEALAALSLTALPTSSGEDRSRFYLYCRQQGLWLQEVTGHGLPEGLDWLRRYCPLFHIGPDFPPTFLVHGLDDKDVPASESERLAARLREQGVHHEFHALPGVGHGFARASRELVEATELALARFLRAQIDLPPPSRSSV, from the coding sequence ATGACATCGCTGCAGACCGTCGATGGGGCTGAACGCCGCCGCTTTGTGTGCCGAACGCCGGCCGGGCATGAATTTGAGCTGGACGTCATCGGTGCCAGCGAGGGCGCGCGGCGTCCCTGCCTGATGTGGATCCATGGCGGTGGGCTGATCTTCGGATCGCGCACCCTGTCGCCGCGGCCTTTCCTGGCCGAGGCCTTGCTGGCACAAGGCTTTGTCATCGCCGCGGTCGATCATCGGCTCGCACCGGAAGCCAAGCTGGAGGAAATCTGCAGTGACATCCAGGCCTTGTGGCACTGGATTCACGCCGAGGGCTCCGCGCTCTTCGGCGCCGACCCCGACAAACTCTGCATCGCCGGGGCTTCCGCGGGCGGCTATCTGGCGCTGCAGGCGGCCTGCAGCCTCGCGCCCAAGCCGCGGGCGCTGGCATCGCTCTGGGGCTTTGGCGACATCACGGCGCCCTGGGAAGCCGAGCCCAGCGAGCATTACCGCGCGGCGGCCCCGCTCGTGACCCGCGCCGAGGCCTTGGCCGCGCTGTCGCTCACTGCCCTGCCCACCAGCAGCGGCGAGGACCGATCCCGCTTCTACCTCTACTGCCGCCAGCAAGGCCTGTGGTTGCAGGAGGTCACCGGGCATGGTCTGCCGGAGGGACTGGACTGGCTGCGCCGGTACTGCCCGCTCTTTCACATCGGGCCCGACTTTCCGCCGACCTTTCTGGTGCATGGGTTGGACGACAAGGATGTGCCGGCCTCCGAGTCCGAGCGACTCGCCGCGCGTCTGCGTGAACAAGGCGTGCACCATGAGTTCCACGCCTTGCCCGGGGTGGGTCATGGCTTTGCCCGGGCATCGCGTGAACTCGTGGAAGCCACCGAGCTGGCGCTGGCTCGCTTTCTGCGCGCCCAGATCGATCTTCCGCCACCGAGCCGATCATCGGTATGA
- a CDS encoding YqiA/YcfP family alpha/beta fold hydrolase — protein MPSSRSTTHLLYLHGFRSSPRSAKAQRMAAWVAEQRPDLVFACPQLPPSPAAAIALAESLVADWPRERRVLMGSSLGGFYATVLAERLGCPAVLLNPAVDPARDLAAYLGEQSCWQSPEDPEQRFFFRAEFVDELRALKPAAITQPARYLPVIAKGDEVLDWREMHARYADCPHLKLLEGSDHALSDFDDYLHELTDFLQL, from the coding sequence ATGCCCTCCTCCCGCAGCACCACGCACCTGCTCTATCTGCACGGTTTCCGCTCCTCGCCGCGCTCGGCCAAGGCCCAGCGCATGGCGGCCTGGGTGGCCGAGCAGCGCCCCGATCTGGTCTTCGCCTGCCCGCAGCTGCCGCCCTCGCCGGCCGCCGCCATTGCCCTGGCCGAATCCCTGGTGGCCGACTGGCCGCGCGAGCGCAGGGTGCTGATGGGCAGCTCGCTGGGCGGCTTCTATGCCACCGTGCTGGCCGAGCGCCTGGGCTGCCCGGCCGTGCTGCTCAACCCTGCGGTGGACCCGGCCCGCGACCTGGCCGCCTATCTGGGCGAGCAGAGCTGCTGGCAAAGCCCCGAGGACCCCGAGCAGCGCTTCTTCTTCCGCGCCGAGTTCGTGGACGAGCTGCGCGCGCTCAAGCCCGCCGCCATCACCCAGCCCGCGCGCTACCTGCCCGTGATCGCCAAGGGCGACGAGGTGCTGGACTGGCGCGAGATGCACGCGCGCTACGCCGACTGCCCGCACCTCAAGCTGCTGGAAGGCAGCGACCACGCGCTCTCCGATTTCGACGATTACCTCCACGAACTGACGGACTTCCTCCAGCTATGA
- a CDS encoding ribonuclease catalytic domain-containing protein has protein sequence MFALFDDAGKFLAGRVMSEAESSLQIELESGKRVKVKAANVLLKFDKPAPAELMAEGQRLAQEIDLDLAWEFAPDTEFGFAELARDYFDAKASLAHQAAALFRLFEAPHYFRRAGKGMFKKAPEEIVKAALLGIERKRQQALQIEAWAEELVRGECPAPIKEQIYKILFKPDKNGPEYKAVVEATKRAQKAPLELLQGAGAIGSAYQFHWKRFLFENFPKGTGFPALTAPEIKDELPLAAVSAFSIDDSATTEIDDALSVQGLGTGSISFGVHIAAPGLAILPDSAVDKVARDRFSTVYMPGWKLTMLPDEVVQTYTLIEGRDCPAVSIYFSIDEATLEIRGFETKLERVPITRNLRHDKLDGVITEASLTGQAPADYEFAAELAFCHRLARDLKAKREVVRGKPETFNRPDYNFRLDNDGGQHEPDGSEQVSITVRQRGSALDLIVAEAMILANSSWGGWLAQLGLPGIYRSQASLAPGMKVRMGTKALPHAGMGVAQYTWATSPLRRYVDLVNQWQIIACARHGKTAALAAPFKPKDAQLFSIISGFDAAYTAYNGFQNGIERFWTLRYLQQQGISELDAAVLKDGLVRADTLPLVFKALGCESLPRNSHVRVRITGIDEMTLDVHASLLARLDEPVSGGAEDSAEDEDEVESAGALTLAIDLNDAGDGTEAPAAPASAS, from the coding sequence ATGTTTGCCCTGTTCGATGACGCCGGGAAGTTTCTCGCCGGCCGCGTGATGTCCGAAGCCGAGAGCTCCCTGCAGATTGAGCTGGAGTCGGGCAAGCGCGTCAAAGTGAAGGCGGCCAATGTGCTGCTCAAGTTCGACAAGCCCGCGCCGGCCGAGCTGATGGCCGAGGGCCAGCGCCTGGCGCAGGAGATCGACCTGGACCTGGCCTGGGAGTTCGCCCCCGACACCGAGTTCGGTTTCGCCGAGCTGGCGCGCGACTACTTCGACGCCAAGGCCAGCCTGGCCCATCAGGCGGCCGCGCTGTTTCGCCTTTTCGAGGCGCCGCATTACTTCCGCCGCGCCGGCAAGGGCATGTTCAAGAAGGCGCCGGAGGAGATCGTCAAGGCCGCCCTGCTGGGCATCGAACGCAAGCGCCAGCAGGCCCTGCAGATCGAGGCCTGGGCCGAGGAGCTGGTGCGCGGCGAATGCCCGGCGCCGATCAAGGAGCAGATCTACAAGATCCTGTTCAAGCCCGACAAGAACGGCCCCGAGTACAAGGCCGTGGTCGAGGCCACCAAGCGCGCGCAGAAGGCGCCGCTGGAGCTGCTGCAGGGCGCGGGCGCCATCGGCAGCGCCTACCAGTTCCACTGGAAGCGCTTCCTGTTCGAGAACTTCCCCAAGGGCACGGGCTTCCCGGCCCTCACCGCCCCGGAGATCAAGGACGAGCTGCCGCTGGCTGCGGTGTCGGCCTTCTCCATCGACGACTCGGCCACCACCGAGATCGACGATGCGCTCTCGGTGCAGGGCCTGGGCACGGGCAGCATCAGCTTTGGTGTGCACATCGCGGCGCCGGGCCTGGCCATCCTGCCGGACTCCGCCGTGGACAAGGTGGCGCGCGATCGCTTTTCCACCGTCTACATGCCGGGCTGGAAGCTGACCATGCTGCCCGACGAGGTGGTGCAGACCTACACCCTCATCGAGGGTCGCGACTGCCCGGCCGTGTCCATCTACTTCAGCATCGACGAGGCCACGCTGGAGATCCGCGGCTTCGAGACCAAGCTGGAGCGCGTGCCCATCACCCGCAATCTGCGCCATGACAAGCTGGATGGCGTGATCACCGAGGCCTCGCTCACCGGTCAGGCCCCGGCCGACTATGAGTTCGCCGCCGAGCTGGCTTTCTGCCACCGCCTGGCGCGGGATCTCAAGGCCAAGCGCGAGGTGGTGCGCGGCAAGCCCGAGACCTTCAACCGGCCGGACTACAACTTCCGCCTGGACAACGACGGCGGCCAGCACGAGCCGGACGGCAGCGAGCAGGTCAGCATCACGGTGCGCCAGCGCGGCTCGGCCCTGGATCTGATCGTGGCCGAGGCCATGATCCTGGCCAACTCCAGCTGGGGTGGCTGGCTGGCGCAGCTGGGCCTGCCCGGCATCTACCGCAGCCAGGCCAGTCTGGCGCCGGGCATGAAGGTGCGCATGGGCACCAAGGCCCTGCCCCACGCCGGCATGGGCGTGGCCCAGTACACCTGGGCCACCTCGCCGCTGCGCCGCTATGTGGACCTGGTGAACCAGTGGCAGATCATTGCCTGCGCCCGCCATGGCAAGACCGCGGCCCTGGCCGCGCCCTTCAAGCCCAAGGACGCGCAGCTCTTCTCCATCATCTCGGGCTTCGACGCCGCCTACACCGCCTACAACGGTTTCCAGAACGGCATCGAGCGCTTCTGGACCCTGCGCTATCTGCAGCAGCAAGGCATCAGCGAGCTGGATGCGGCCGTGCTCAAGGACGGTCTGGTGCGTGCCGACACCCTGCCCCTGGTCTTCAAGGCCCTGGGCTGCGAGAGCCTGCCGCGCAACAGCCATGTGCGGGTGCGCATCACCGGCATCGACGAGATGACGCTGGATGTGCACGCCAGCCTGCTGGCCCGCCTGGATGAGCCGGTGAGCGGCGGCGCTGAAGACAGCGCTGAGGATGAGGACGAGGTGGAGAGCGCCGGCGCCCTGACCCTGGCGATTGATCTCAACGACGCCGGCGACGGCACCGAGGCGCCCGCCGCCCCGGCCAGCGCCAGCTGA
- the fabG gene encoding 3-oxoacyl-ACP reductase FabG, which yields MSSSARLAHKVCLITGAAQGIGLATALKFAREGATVIVCDIKPQAVEEAAAQCRALGAQAEGHVLDVTSREQVDAVVAAVKVRHGRIDVLVNNAGITKDARLQKMTLEQFDAVIDVNLRGVFHCAQAVADIMVAQGGGVILNASSVVGIYGNFGQTNYAATKFGVIGFTKTWARELGPKGVRVNAVAPGFIETPILSTIPDKVIEQMQAHVPLKRLGKPEEIANVYAFLASDEASYVNGAVLEVSGGMTV from the coding sequence ATGAGCTCTTCTGCACGTCTCGCCCACAAGGTCTGCCTCATCACCGGCGCCGCCCAGGGCATTGGCCTGGCCACCGCGCTCAAGTTCGCCCGCGAGGGCGCCACGGTCATCGTCTGCGACATCAAGCCCCAGGCCGTGGAGGAAGCGGCCGCGCAATGCCGCGCGCTGGGCGCCCAGGCCGAGGGTCATGTGCTGGACGTGACCTCGCGCGAGCAGGTGGACGCGGTGGTGGCCGCGGTCAAGGTCCGGCATGGCCGCATCGATGTGCTGGTCAACAACGCCGGCATCACCAAGGACGCGCGCCTGCAGAAGATGACGCTGGAGCAGTTCGACGCCGTGATCGACGTGAACCTGCGCGGCGTCTTCCACTGCGCCCAGGCCGTGGCCGACATCATGGTGGCCCAGGGCGGCGGCGTGATCCTCAACGCCAGCTCGGTGGTGGGCATCTACGGCAACTTCGGCCAGACCAATTACGCCGCCACCAAGTTCGGCGTGATCGGCTTCACCAAGACCTGGGCCCGCGAGCTGGGCCCCAAGGGCGTGCGCGTCAACGCCGTGGCCCCGGGCTTCATCGAGACGCCCATCCTCTCCACCATCCCCGACAAGGTGATCGAGCAGATGCAGGCCCATGTGCCGCTCAAGCGCCTGGGCAAGCCCGAGGAGATCGCCAATGTCTACGCCTTCCTGGCCAGCGACGAGGCCAGCTATGTCAATGGCGCGGTGCTGGAAGTCTCGGGCGGCATGACGGTCTGA